The Saprospiraceae bacterium genome includes a window with the following:
- a CDS encoding pyridoxal phosphate-dependent aminotransferase: MPINPSTMLSVRVQAMEESATIRMAQKARDLAAKGVHVISLSLGEPDFDTPEFIKEAAWKALQNGNTKYTPVPGALDLRKAICEKFKTENNLLFDPSQIVVSNGAKQSIANICMSLMDEGDEAIVLAPYWVSYVEIIRFAGGNPVVLNAGIEDNFKVSADAIRNAITDKTKMLIFSSPCNPTGSVYSLEELKAIAEVIAEKGNILIVSDEIYEYITFSGKHASIGAFENVRENTATVNGFSKGFSMTGWRLGYMGGPKWLADACNKVQGQITSGAASFSQEAAAVALRADRAEAFKMREAFQKRRDLMIQLLSEVKGFKINKPEGAFYIFPDISHYFGTSNGVVTIKDADDFAEAMLTEAHVGTVSGEAFGADQCIRISYAASEDDLREAVRRIKVALGSFN, translated from the coding sequence ATGCCAATAAATCCTTCAACAATGTTGTCTGTCCGAGTGCAGGCTATGGAAGAATCTGCAACTATCAGAATGGCCCAGAAAGCACGGGATCTGGCTGCTAAAGGTGTCCATGTCATTAGCCTGAGTCTTGGAGAACCTGATTTTGATACACCTGAATTTATTAAAGAAGCTGCATGGAAAGCACTACAAAATGGAAATACCAAATATACTCCGGTACCAGGTGCACTTGATTTGCGAAAAGCAATATGTGAAAAATTCAAAACAGAAAATAATCTGTTGTTCGATCCTTCACAGATAGTGGTTTCAAACGGGGCAAAACAAAGTATTGCAAATATATGTATGTCTTTAATGGATGAAGGAGATGAAGCAATTGTGCTGGCTCCGTATTGGGTATCCTATGTTGAAATTATCCGTTTTGCCGGCGGAAATCCTGTAGTTCTGAATGCGGGAATTGAAGACAACTTTAAAGTAAGTGCAGATGCAATCAGAAATGCAATTACAGACAAAACCAAAATGTTGATATTTTCATCTCCCTGTAATCCCACGGGTTCAGTATATTCATTAGAAGAACTGAAAGCTATCGCAGAAGTCATTGCAGAGAAAGGAAATATACTTATAGTCTCTGACGAAATTTATGAGTACATCACATTTTCAGGCAAACATGCGAGTATTGGAGCTTTTGAAAATGTACGTGAAAATACCGCTACGGTTAATGGATTTTCAAAAGGATTTTCGATGACAGGATGGCGATTGGGATATATGGGTGGACCAAAATGGCTTGCTGATGCCTGCAACAAGGTGCAAGGGCAGATTACATCGGGTGCTGCATCATTTAGTCAGGAAGCAGCAGCAGTTGCACTCAGAGCTGACAGAGCCGAAGCATTTAAAATGAGAGAAGCGTTTCAAAAACGAAGAGATTTGATGATTCAGTTGCTCAGCGAAGTAAAAGGGTTTAAAATTAATAAACCTGAGGGAGCATTTTATATATTTCCGGACATAAGTCATTATTTTGGCACTTCCAATGGAGTTGTAACTATAAAGGATGCAGATGATTTTGCTGAAGCTATGCTCACGGAAGCACATGTAGGTACAGTTTCCGGTGAAGCTTTTGGTGCAGATCAGTGCATCAGGATCTCATATGCTGCATCAGAAGATGATTTGAGGGAAGCAGTCAGAAGAATTAAAGTTGCACTGGGAAGTTTTAATTGA
- a CDS encoding DNA-binding protein → MNITFDELRKIKHQLPTGSVSKIAAELNLDEQTVRNYFGAKKYENGEVVGVHIEPGPNGGIVQLDDDKILNVAKRILAEQQLTV, encoded by the coding sequence ATGAATATCACATTTGATGAACTGAGAAAAATAAAACACCAATTACCTACAGGAAGTGTAAGTAAAATCGCAGCCGAACTTAATCTTGATGAACAAACTGTAAGAAACTATTTTGGAGCAAAAAAATATGAAAACGGGGAAGTAGTAGGTGTACACATAGAACCGGGTCCGAACGGTGGTATTGTACAATTAGATGACGACAAAATTTTGAATGTAGCCAAAAGAATTCTTGCAGAGCAGCAACTGACCGTGTGA